Proteins from a single region of Runella sp. SP2:
- a CDS encoding LysR family transcriptional regulator has protein sequence MELRQLKYFLKAKELLNFTEAAKALNISQSTLSQQIKQLEDELNVPLFNRIGKRITLTEAGDLFGEYALQSINRANEGLLLLQDLKNLNTGKITVGVIYSMRILFAKTLIQFAQQYPNIKIQVVFGTTKDLLDKLNSHQFDFVLIFHEKPNEPHLKYQPILTSNMVLVTAKKSSLASKKTISLHEVATLPLALPFSGYSTIQFFEEVFSQKKLEPNICMEINDIPTLFEIVKTGFWHTILSDTSVNDPEVVGIPIEGENMKRTIMIISLKEAYEKQAVKKLYELLRGI, from the coding sequence ATGGAATTAAGACAACTGAAGTATTTTTTAAAAGCCAAGGAGCTCTTGAACTTTACGGAGGCGGCAAAGGCATTAAATATTAGCCAAAGCACCCTTTCCCAGCAAATCAAACAATTGGAAGATGAGTTAAACGTGCCTTTGTTTAACCGTATCGGCAAACGCATCACGCTCACTGAAGCAGGAGATTTGTTTGGAGAGTATGCGTTGCAGAGCATAAATAGAGCGAATGAAGGATTATTGCTCTTGCAAGATTTGAAAAACCTGAACACGGGAAAAATTACCGTCGGCGTGATTTATTCCATGCGGATTCTTTTTGCCAAAACCTTGATACAGTTTGCCCAGCAGTACCCAAATATCAAGATCCAAGTGGTGTTCGGCACCACCAAAGACCTGCTCGATAAGCTCAATTCGCACCAATTTGATTTTGTCTTGATTTTCCACGAAAAGCCCAACGAGCCACACCTCAAATACCAGCCTATTTTGACCTCTAATATGGTATTGGTTACTGCTAAGAAATCATCGTTGGCCTCCAAAAAAACAATCTCTCTTCATGAAGTAGCAACCCTTCCTTTGGCACTCCCTTTCAGCGGCTACAGTACGATCCAGTTTTTTGAAGAAGTGTTCAGCCAAAAAAAATTAGAACCCAACATCTGCATGGAAATCAACGACATACCTACGTTGTTTGAAATTGTAAAAACGGGGTTTTGGCACACCATCTTGAGTGATACCAGCGTCAATGACCCAGAAGTAGTAGGCATCCCCATCGAAGGTGAAAACATGAAACGAACGATTATGATTATTTCACTCAAAGAAGCCTACGAGAAGCAGGCGGTAAAAAAGCTGTATGAGTTGTTGCGGGGGATTTGA
- a CDS encoding alpha-L-rhamnosidase: MKRLFFTACILFLWGARVWANVALNQLQVNYQATPLGIDTPIPQFSWQMKALDAKRGYSQTAYQIVVSNAKNQVVWDTKKVNSSLSHGIEYAGSGLQPTTRYQWKLTVWDNTGKPITSSSWFETGLMNPSIAAWSGANWIGGGDDDMVLYSHYLSVFKFEYGVQLDKTSNATKASFVFGANDRRLMTKDLNLMGVTKGKNESYVALELDISNVSDAADGLAKLNIYRVGYTKDDKEDVPLKSFDIPQSLINAANKYEKHQLLVECNFGLFEFYVDGNKDANKLKDKVAPAGGGGRFGARGYNLNPVGSGNNYISFPMLADIGFRVPNGQKAFFSGVTVRNYRYPSNPIFTENLQKQPYSGIFSASNVKVENGSYAVSGGLVTADPSRNAAPMLRTTFTTQSKSIAKARLYATARGIYELFLNGSRVSNDYFNPGLTQYNKTHMYQTYDVTSGIKSGQKNALGAWLSEGWWSGNITYSGENWNFFGDRQSLLSKLVITYADGSEQVVTSNPTEWKFFSDGPIRYGSFFQGEVYDANKEAAVNGWATADYNDAAWKSAVVIPLDGTAFKGTVTDALGRKSSLEYDDFKLVGQMGENATIVKTLTAKSVEEVRPKVFVYDMTQNMVGVPQITIKNGRKGQAITLRFAEMKYPNLPDYKGNEGMVMMENIRAALTQDLYILKGGDEVIQPRFTFHGYRYLEITGIDQAIPVSDVKGLVISSVMDLSSSFATSNELVNKLWQNITWSLRSNFLSIPTDTPARNERMGWSGDISVFAKSATYLAQANPFLRRHLLAMRDMQPENGRFTDVAPVGGGFGGTLWGSAGITVAWETYRQYGDNQLLREHYDAMKKYINFLETKVDKTNGILNEGPLGDWLSPENNKNDNTLFWMSYFAYDLEIMSKVATILGKTDDAAQFAKRQQEIKKTINDVYVDKNTHRTVKSGVVTARMGPPGPQAAETKSDKGVLMDTQASYAIPLALGMFDEVNKPFAIKYLNETIERKNKDDGGIERPSYSLMTGFIGTASISEALSDNGNHAQAYRLVQQKDYPSWLYSVVNGATSIWERLNSYTVENGFGGNNSMNSFNHYSFGAVASWMYNYSLGIQRHPDKAAFKEFVLKPTPDPDKRITFAKGYVDTMYGRISSEWESKSTTFTYKCTVPANTTAILHLPAKSLTQITESGKPIAQWKGAKLENGEVVLPLTSGSYVFEVKE; encoded by the coding sequence ATGAAAAGACTATTTTTTACTGCTTGTATCTTGTTTTTGTGGGGAGCAAGGGTGTGGGCTAACGTCGCGCTTAACCAATTACAAGTCAACTATCAAGCCACACCGTTAGGAATTGACACTCCCATTCCGCAGTTTTCTTGGCAAATGAAAGCCTTGGACGCAAAACGAGGTTACAGCCAAACTGCCTACCAAATTGTGGTTTCCAACGCTAAAAATCAAGTAGTTTGGGATACCAAAAAGGTAAATTCGTCGCTTTCGCATGGCATCGAATACGCAGGAAGTGGCCTCCAACCTACGACGCGTTATCAGTGGAAATTGACCGTTTGGGACAATACGGGCAAACCGATTACAAGTAGTTCGTGGTTTGAAACGGGCTTGATGAACCCTTCGATTGCGGCATGGTCAGGAGCTAACTGGATTGGGGGAGGCGATGACGATATGGTGTTGTATTCGCACTATTTATCGGTGTTTAAATTTGAGTATGGGGTTCAGCTCGATAAAACCAGCAATGCTACCAAAGCTTCTTTTGTGTTTGGTGCCAACGACCGCCGTTTAATGACCAAAGACTTGAACCTGATGGGGGTAACCAAAGGCAAAAACGAGAGTTATGTGGCCTTGGAGTTAGATATTTCCAACGTTAGCGACGCTGCGGACGGTCTCGCCAAACTGAATATTTATCGTGTTGGTTATACCAAAGACGATAAAGAAGACGTCCCATTGAAAAGTTTTGACATTCCGCAATCGTTGATAAATGCGGCCAATAAATACGAAAAGCATCAATTGTTGGTAGAATGTAATTTTGGATTGTTTGAATTTTACGTGGACGGCAACAAAGATGCTAACAAGCTGAAAGATAAAGTAGCACCCGCAGGCGGTGGAGGTCGTTTTGGTGCTCGGGGGTACAACTTAAACCCCGTTGGAAGTGGAAATAACTACATCAGTTTCCCGATGTTAGCCGACATTGGTTTTCGCGTTCCTAACGGACAAAAAGCCTTTTTTTCGGGCGTAACGGTTCGGAATTATCGTTATCCATCCAATCCAATTTTTACCGAAAACCTTCAAAAACAGCCGTATTCGGGGATTTTTTCGGCTTCAAATGTAAAAGTGGAGAACGGAAGCTACGCAGTAAGTGGCGGCTTAGTCACGGCCGACCCTAGCCGAAATGCGGCTCCCATGCTTCGGACGACTTTTACCACTCAGTCGAAATCCATCGCTAAGGCACGTTTGTACGCCACTGCCCGTGGGATTTACGAACTGTTTCTCAACGGTAGCCGCGTCTCTAACGATTATTTTAACCCAGGTCTTACGCAGTACAACAAAACCCACATGTACCAAACGTACGATGTTACCTCTGGTATAAAATCTGGCCAGAAAAATGCCCTTGGAGCGTGGTTGAGTGAAGGTTGGTGGAGTGGAAACATTACTTACAGCGGCGAAAACTGGAATTTCTTCGGTGACCGTCAGTCGTTGTTGAGCAAATTGGTCATTACCTACGCCGATGGTTCAGAGCAAGTGGTAACGTCAAATCCTACCGAATGGAAGTTTTTTAGCGATGGTCCCATTCGGTACGGGTCGTTTTTTCAGGGCGAAGTATATGATGCCAACAAAGAAGCAGCCGTCAATGGCTGGGCGACGGCGGACTACAATGACGCTGCTTGGAAATCGGCAGTGGTTATACCCTTGGATGGAACTGCGTTTAAGGGCACCGTTACCGATGCTTTGGGGCGGAAATCGTCGCTGGAATACGATGATTTTAAGCTTGTTGGGCAAATGGGTGAAAATGCCACGATTGTCAAAACCCTTACCGCCAAAAGCGTGGAGGAAGTGCGCCCCAAGGTATTTGTCTATGACATGACGCAAAACATGGTGGGTGTACCCCAAATCACCATTAAAAATGGCCGAAAAGGTCAAGCCATTACCCTGCGTTTTGCCGAAATGAAATACCCCAATTTGCCCGATTATAAAGGCAATGAAGGCATGGTGATGATGGAAAACATTCGGGCGGCGTTGACCCAAGATTTGTACATTTTGAAGGGGGGCGACGAAGTCATTCAGCCGCGTTTTACCTTCCACGGCTACCGCTATTTAGAAATTACGGGCATCGACCAAGCCATTCCTGTGAGCGATGTAAAAGGCTTGGTGATTAGTTCAGTCATGGATTTGTCGTCGAGTTTCGCCACTTCCAACGAACTGGTGAACAAACTTTGGCAAAACATTACTTGGTCGTTGCGGAGTAACTTCTTGTCGATACCGACCGACACCCCCGCCCGCAACGAACGGATGGGTTGGAGTGGTGATATTTCGGTATTTGCCAAAAGCGCGACGTATTTGGCACAAGCCAACCCATTTTTAAGGCGTCATTTGTTGGCTATGCGCGATATGCAGCCTGAAAATGGCCGTTTTACCGACGTCGCACCCGTAGGTGGTGGTTTTGGTGGAACGTTGTGGGGAAGTGCGGGGATTACTGTGGCTTGGGAAACTTATCGACAATACGGTGATAATCAGCTACTACGTGAGCATTACGATGCCATGAAAAAGTACATCAACTTCTTGGAAACCAAGGTGGACAAAACGAACGGCATTTTGAACGAAGGCCCGCTGGGTGACTGGTTGAGTCCCGAAAACAACAAAAATGATAACACCCTTTTCTGGATGTCCTACTTTGCCTACGACTTGGAAATTATGAGCAAAGTCGCGACCATTTTGGGTAAAACCGACGATGCGGCGCAGTTTGCCAAACGTCAACAAGAAATCAAAAAGACCATTAATGACGTTTATGTTGATAAAAATACGCACCGCACTGTCAAATCGGGGGTGGTAACGGCTCGAATGGGGCCTCCAGGGCCGCAAGCGGCTGAAACAAAATCAGATAAAGGCGTGCTCATGGATACCCAAGCCTCGTACGCCATTCCTTTGGCGTTGGGAATGTTTGACGAAGTAAATAAGCCGTTTGCTATCAAGTATTTAAACGAAACGATTGAGCGTAAAAACAAAGACGATGGCGGTATCGAACGCCCCTCGTACTCGCTCATGACGGGCTTTATCGGGACTGCTTCCATATCGGAGGCGCTATCGGACAACGGAAATCATGCCCAAGCGTATCGTTTGGTGCAGCAAAAAGACTATCCGTCGTGGTTGTACTCGGTGGTCAATGGTGCGACGTCGATTTGGGAGCGTTTGAACAGCTATACCGTTGAAAATGGTTTTGGAGGAAACAACAGCATGAACTCCTTCAACCACTATTCTTTCGGGGCGGTGGCTTCGTGGATGTACAATTATTCGTTGGGAATTCAGCGCCATCCCGACAAAGCCGCTTTCAAAGAGTTTGTACTCAAGCCTACTCCTGACCCCGACAAACGCATTACCTTTGCCAAAGGCTACGTGGACACGATGTACGGACGCATTTCGAGTGAATGGGAAAGCAAATCAACCACTTTTACGTACAAATGCACAGTCCCTGCCAATACGACCGCGATATTGCATCTTCCTGCCAAAAGCCTTACCCAAATCACCGAAAGCGGCAAACCTATTGCGCAATGGAAAGGGGCAAAGTTGGAAAATGGAGAAGTGGTACTTCCTTTAACATCAGGAAGTTATGTTTTTGAGGTGAAAGAGTAA
- a CDS encoding molybdopterin cofactor-binding domain-containing protein, with protein MSIKFNRRDFIKASTMMGGGFLLSFRGSDSLAATLPVEVSFNSYLSISPDNVITIFAPNPEVGQNIKTAFPMIVAEELDADWKNVKIVQAHLDTKKFNRQATAGSGAMQHSWDRLRKAGATARWMLMEAAAKRWNVAPHTLTTDNGWVWHKESGRKLTYGELATDAAALPVPTEVKFKDKKDYKLIGKPIHSVDNADIIAGKPIYGSDIYREGMLLAMIERPPFGTKIKSVETAAAKAMPGIVEVIVFKNKVAVLGKSTWQVMNARKALKVTYEPDEAVESTADHDRIMKQLLEKSDVKPSRKDGDVEAVLKTAPQIITREYQAPFLSHACMEPMNFFAHVKEDGVELIGPAQLPEDTRKNVAKLLGVDIEKVTLEMTRMGGGFGRRQRSDYSMEAAELSSLVKAPVKLMWTREDDMRGGQYRPAMRYRFEAALDAKGNWIGYRMRGVGVNSGNSTRPDHFPAGAVPNFQVDSIDHKSPVTTSPWRAPSENFLGFAEQSFFDEIATAAHRDPIEYRLEYLEKAQKEPVGSVKYDIERMKGVIKLVAEKSNWGKKKNVFQGFSAYFSHGSYIAQVAEIEEVKGRIVLRKMIAAVDCGVVVNLSGAYQQVQGGIIDGLGHALYGEVTLKDGIPNQQNFDTYRLIRINEIPAVEVHFVDSAINPTGLGEPALPPAAAAFANAFFKATGKRLYNQPFMKEEAMKGVRFGVK; from the coding sequence ATGTCTATCAAATTCAACCGTAGGGATTTTATAAAAGCCTCCACCATGATGGGAGGGGGCTTTTTGCTGAGTTTTCGGGGAAGTGATTCGTTGGCGGCTACGTTGCCTGTGGAGGTGAGTTTCAACAGTTACCTTTCCATTTCTCCCGATAACGTCATCACCATTTTTGCCCCGAATCCAGAAGTCGGTCAGAACATCAAAACGGCTTTTCCTATGATTGTGGCCGAAGAATTGGATGCCGATTGGAAGAACGTTAAAATCGTTCAAGCCCATTTGGATACCAAAAAATTCAATCGCCAAGCCACGGCAGGCAGCGGCGCCATGCAGCATTCGTGGGATCGACTTCGCAAAGCAGGCGCCACTGCCCGTTGGATGCTCATGGAAGCCGCCGCCAAACGCTGGAACGTAGCTCCCCATACGTTGACGACGGATAATGGCTGGGTGTGGCATAAAGAATCGGGCCGCAAACTAACTTACGGCGAATTAGCCACCGATGCCGCCGCTTTACCCGTACCGACGGAGGTAAAGTTTAAAGACAAAAAAGATTACAAACTGATTGGTAAACCCATTCATAGTGTCGATAACGCAGACATCATTGCGGGAAAACCGATTTATGGCTCAGACATTTATCGGGAAGGAATGCTGTTGGCGATGATTGAACGCCCGCCGTTTGGTACAAAAATAAAATCGGTCGAAACCGCAGCGGCCAAAGCCATGCCTGGCATTGTGGAGGTGATTGTGTTTAAGAACAAAGTAGCGGTGTTAGGGAAGTCCACGTGGCAAGTAATGAACGCCCGCAAGGCACTCAAAGTAACTTACGAACCCGACGAAGCGGTTGAAAGCACGGCTGACCACGACCGCATTATGAAACAATTGCTGGAAAAATCAGACGTAAAACCATCGCGCAAAGACGGTGATGTCGAGGCAGTATTGAAAACTGCACCCCAAATTATTACCCGCGAATACCAAGCGCCTTTTTTGTCTCACGCCTGCATGGAACCCATGAATTTCTTTGCGCACGTGAAAGAAGATGGCGTTGAACTGATTGGGCCTGCCCAATTGCCCGAAGATACCCGAAAAAACGTGGCGAAATTGTTGGGCGTTGATATTGAGAAAGTTACCTTAGAAATGACGCGCATGGGCGGTGGATTCGGCCGCCGACAGCGTTCGGATTATTCGATGGAAGCCGCCGAATTGTCGAGTTTGGTCAAAGCGCCCGTTAAGCTCATGTGGACGCGCGAGGACGACATGCGAGGTGGGCAGTACCGACCAGCAATGCGCTACCGTTTTGAGGCGGCACTAGACGCAAAAGGCAATTGGATAGGCTACCGAATGCGGGGCGTGGGCGTCAACTCAGGTAACAGCACACGCCCTGATCATTTTCCTGCGGGCGCTGTGCCAAATTTTCAGGTGGACTCCATCGACCACAAATCACCCGTGACGACGAGTCCGTGGCGGGCACCGTCCGAGAATTTTTTGGGGTTTGCTGAGCAGTCTTTTTTTGATGAAATCGCCACCGCCGCCCACCGCGACCCCATCGAATACCGTTTGGAATACCTCGAAAAAGCCCAAAAAGAACCCGTTGGGTCGGTTAAGTACGACATTGAGCGTATGAAGGGAGTGATAAAACTGGTGGCCGAAAAATCGAATTGGGGCAAAAAGAAAAACGTTTTTCAAGGCTTTAGCGCCTATTTTTCGCACGGGTCGTACATTGCGCAAGTGGCTGAAATTGAGGAGGTAAAAGGTCGTATAGTGCTGCGAAAGATGATCGCCGCAGTGGACTGTGGGGTAGTGGTTAACCTCAGCGGCGCGTACCAGCAAGTGCAAGGTGGAATCATCGACGGCTTGGGACACGCCTTATATGGCGAAGTAACCCTCAAAGACGGTATCCCCAACCAACAAAATTTTGATACCTACCGCTTGATACGCATCAACGAAATTCCCGCCGTGGAGGTGCATTTTGTGGACAGTGCCATCAACCCCACGGGTTTGGGTGAACCCGCCCTTCCGCCTGCCGCTGCTGCTTTTGCCAACGCCTTTTTCAAAGCTACGGGCAAACGGCTTTATAACCAACCTTTTATGAAAGAAGAGGCGATGAAAGGAGTGAGGTTTGGGGTGAAATAG
- a CDS encoding HNH endonuclease produces the protein MAKSYISPSTKQAIFTRAQGYCEYCKSPADFTTEPFSIEHIQPVSKDGSNDFLNLALACLGCNIIKSDKTEFTDPISLHLSSLFNPRTMSWEEHFMWDETSTLIIGKTATGRATIEALNLNRRPLKNLRRALIAIGEHPPE, from the coding sequence ATGGCTAAGTCTTATATTTCACCAAGCACAAAGCAAGCCATTTTTACAAGAGCTCAAGGATACTGTGAGTATTGTAAAAGCCCTGCTGATTTTACTACAGAGCCGTTTTCCATCGAGCACATCCAGCCAGTTTCTAAAGATGGTTCCAACGATTTTCTTAATTTAGCATTAGCCTGCCTCGGGTGTAATATTATCAAATCCGATAAAACTGAATTCACCGACCCTATTTCGTTACATCTTTCTTCTTTGTTTAACCCACGTACAATGTCATGGGAAGAACATTTTATGTGGGATGAAACATCCACCTTAATCATTGGAAAAACTGCCACTGGCCGCGCTACAATCGAAGCCCTCAATTTGAATCGTCGTCCGTTGAAAAATCTTAGACGTGCTCTAATTGCCATCGGTGAGCATCCTCCTGAATAA
- a CDS encoding metallophosphoesterase, with product MMKHFLLILVYCLCLNAVSAQNGNFSFVFMTDMHLRPDPVVEKAFNKVVQRIEQIKPDFVLSGGDQIFDIMRGNRAKGDSLFTYYLSQTRRFKVPVYNCVGNHDLFGIYEESPEDSSHPDYKLGMFKRYFGDPYYSFNHKGWHFMVLNVLDVDNYKYIGKVDEGQLKWIKNDLSSVKPETPVVVVAHIPLVTTYHDLYPPQNGYLSQPPVTNRNEVLALFKDYNLKFVLQGHIHWFEDLNIAGKTHYITGGSIAGRPSWRGNTHGSRGFLKFSVSGGDATYEFVSYEGKD from the coding sequence ATGATGAAGCACTTTCTACTTATTTTGGTTTACTGTCTCTGTTTAAATGCAGTTTCGGCTCAAAACGGCAACTTTTCTTTCGTTTTTATGACTGATATGCACCTACGTCCCGACCCCGTCGTAGAAAAAGCATTCAATAAAGTAGTACAACGAATAGAGCAAATTAAACCTGATTTTGTGCTTTCGGGGGGAGATCAGATTTTTGACATTATGCGGGGGAATCGGGCAAAAGGGGATTCTCTTTTTACCTATTACCTAAGCCAGACCCGTAGATTTAAAGTCCCAGTTTACAATTGCGTAGGAAACCACGATCTCTTTGGTATATACGAGGAAAGCCCAGAGGATTCCTCGCATCCCGACTATAAACTGGGCATGTTTAAGCGATATTTTGGTGATCCCTACTATTCATTTAACCACAAAGGATGGCATTTTATGGTCTTAAACGTGCTGGATGTAGATAACTACAAGTATATCGGGAAAGTGGATGAAGGACAGTTAAAATGGATAAAAAATGACCTCAGTTCCGTAAAACCCGAAACCCCCGTGGTGGTAGTCGCCCACATTCCTTTGGTTACAACTTACCATGACTTGTATCCTCCTCAAAATGGCTACCTCTCTCAGCCCCCAGTGACTAACCGTAATGAAGTCTTGGCGCTTTTTAAAGACTATAACCTCAAGTTTGTTCTTCAAGGACACATTCACTGGTTTGAGGACTTAAACATAGCAGGAAAAACCCACTACATTACGGGTGGCTCCATCGCTGGCCGACCATCATGGCGCGGTAACACACATGGTTCAAGGGGCTTTTTGAAATTTAGTGTATCTGGTGGCGACGCTACCTATGAGTTTGTTTCGTATGAGGGTAAAGACTGA
- a CDS encoding EthD family reductase, with product MKLRFLLSSFLFISSLAAFSQDKQPNQAAEKGLIKVSIMYPYAEGKTFNMEYYETKHMPMVAGYLGANLVKYTIEKGLASGLPNQPLPFMAIGTFYIKSLSDYQSAIAPNRDVIRADFANYTNVAPIILVSEVVK from the coding sequence ATGAAGCTCAGATTTCTTCTGTCATCTTTTCTGTTCATTTCTAGTTTGGCGGCGTTTAGCCAAGACAAACAACCAAATCAGGCTGCTGAAAAAGGCTTGATTAAAGTATCCATCATGTATCCTTACGCCGAAGGCAAAACCTTCAACATGGAGTACTACGAAACCAAGCACATGCCCATGGTGGCGGGGTATTTGGGGGCAAATTTGGTGAAATATACCATTGAAAAAGGATTGGCGAGTGGTTTGCCTAATCAACCACTACCCTTTATGGCGATTGGTACATTTTATATAAAAAGCCTCAGCGACTATCAATCAGCCATCGCGCCTAACCGAGACGTCATTCGAGCCGATTTTGCCAATTATACCAATGTCGCTCCCATTATTTTGGTGAGTGAAGTGGTGAAGTAA
- a CDS encoding STAS/SEC14 domain-containing protein yields the protein MNSSLSALFHEAERLDNRSLDTLIANIISLRAQRETPDNQKTEAFLLKKINKSLSIGQIERFKVLNQKRLDETISAEEYAELLILLDKIEKLNVSRLKYLTSLARLRQVTVRELMKQLGISGSLNG from the coding sequence ATGAATTCGTCCCTCTCAGCGCTTTTTCACGAGGCAGAGCGATTAGATAATCGTTCTTTAGATACTCTTATTGCCAATATAATTTCATTAAGAGCTCAACGCGAAACACCTGATAATCAAAAAACAGAAGCTTTTTTATTAAAAAAAATAAATAAAAGTCTCTCCATTGGCCAAATCGAGCGCTTTAAGGTTCTCAACCAAAAACGTTTAGATGAAACAATTTCTGCGGAAGAGTACGCTGAGCTTCTTATTTTACTCGATAAAATTGAAAAACTAAATGTAAGCCGACTCAAGTACTTAACCTCACTTGCTCGGCTGCGACAAGTCACAGTCCGTGAATTAATGAAGCAGTTGGGAATTTCAGGATCACTTAATGGCTAA